From the Cryptomeria japonica chromosome 2, Sugi_1.0, whole genome shotgun sequence genome, one window contains:
- the LOC131036873 gene encoding potassium transporter 26 produces MDGPEVQDDHRVEMSNIIKAGDGDADGDAGDEHDEHNEGPKKLFVPERTISQSYLFSLPKAKVVGKLGTLWLAYETLGIIYGDVGTSPLYTFASIDIPNPGEVYILGYLSIIYWSLTLIGLIKYVLIVIRADDHGEGGTFALYSLLCQHLNVGQHAGNRFHRLASDSNLKYFGKQNSLRNINYKIKEMLEKSEMAQRILLIVVMFGTCMVIGDGALTPAISVLSAVQGIQAQNSSLSDGAVVGVSAAILMLLFLLQRFGTGKVSFLFSPITIVWLVSNAIIGVYNIVKYYPAVFKAVSPYYIVHFFEKNGKHGWVLLGGTVLAITGSEAMFADLGHFNRPSIQVAFSTLVYPALMLTYSGQAAYLIKNPEDISRTFYKSIPKPVYWPMFVIATSAAIVASQALISATFSIIKQSMALSCFPRVKIVQTSQTKEGRIYSPEINYILMFLCLAVLLGFRAGSSIGNAYGVAVITVMLITTCLVTLVMLVVWNLHILLVLPYFMVFSAIEGVYLSAVLNKVPKGGWAPIVISGFFLTIMFSWNYGRSKKYKYAMEKKLDPQDLHGLVTNVGCRVPGICFMCTDLFYGLPPIFKHYVDTVGSLHEVVIFLTIRMIPIKSVLLEERFLVGRLGPKGVYRCLVQYGYLDVPSLEGPEFLNQVIDNIKDYIKTREDQYTFVNQGINSSGVIQKEPRNSLIENNYCTYEEVQKLEQAKSVRTVFVTGKTILKTNKKTGAFERFVIDKLYTLLHNNCRSAMSSLHVPPAQLLQIGMLYEI; encoded by the exons ATGGATGGTCCAGAGGTCCAAGATGATCACAGAGTAGAGATGTCCAATATAATAAAAGCAGGTGATGGTGATGCTGATGGTGATGCTGGCGATGAACATGATGAACATAATGAAGGGCCAAAGAAATTGTTTGTTCCGGAAAGAACAATTTCACAGTCCTATTTGTTTAGTCTTCCTAAGGCCAAG gttgttggaaagttgggaactTTGTGGCTCGCGTATGAAACACTTGGAATCATATATGGAGATGTTGGAACATCTCCCCTTTACACCTTTGCTTCCATTGATATTCCAAATCCAGGGGAAGTGTATATACTGGGATATCTTAGCATCATATATTGGTCACTAACACTCATAGGCCTCATCAAGTATGTCTTAATTGTTATCAGAGCAGATGACCACGGTGAAG GTGGCACATTTGCTCTGTATTCACTGTTATGTCAACATCTGAATGTGGGTCAGCATGCTGGCAATCGATTCCATCGTTTGGCATCAGATTCAAACTTGAAATACTTCGGCAAACAAAATAGTTTGAGGAATATCAACTACAAGATAAAGGAAATGCTTGAAAAGAGTGAAATGGCACAGAGAATCCTGCTTATTGTTGTGATGTTCGGCACCTGCATGGTGATTGGTGATGGAGCACTCACTCCTGCAATTTCAG TGCTGTCAGCTGTCCAAGGAATTCAAGCACAGAACTCTAGCCTATCCGATG GTGCCGTTGTTGGTGTGTCAGCTGCCATTCTTATGCTACTCTTTCTTCTTCAAAGATTTGGTACTGGAAAAGTTAGTTTTCTTTTCTCCCCTATAACAATTGTCTGGTTAGTCAGCAATGCCATTATTGGAGTATACAATATTGTTAAATATTATCCGGCAGTATTCAAGGCAGTCAGCCCTTATTACATAGTCCATTTCTTTGAAAAAAATGGCAAGCATGGATGGGTGTTGCTTGGAGGCACTGTCTTAGCAATAACAG GTTCTGAGGCTATGTTTGCTGACCTGGGCCACTTCAATAGGCCTTCTATCCAG GTTGCTTTCTCTACTCTTGTCTATCCTGCTCTGATGCTGACATACTCAGGGCAAGCAGCTTATTTGATCAAGAATCCAGAGGACATAAGTCGTACATTCTACAAATCAATACCAAAACCTGTGTATTGGCCAATGTTTGTTATTGCTACTTCAGCAGCCATAGTTGCTAGTCAAGCATTAATTTCAGCAACCTTCTCAATTATAAAACAATCCATGGCTCTAAGTTGCTTCCCTCGGGTGAAGATTGTTCAAACCTCACAAACAAAAGAGGGTCGGATCTATTCCCCAGAGATAAACTACATACTGATGTTTCTCTGCCTTGCAGTTCTTTTGGGTTTCCGAGCTGGTTCTTCTATTGGCAACGCCTATG GTGTTGCTGTGATTACTGTGATGCTCATTACAACATGTTTAGTGACCTTAGTCATGCTAGTAGTCTGGAACTTGCATATATTGCTCGTACTACCCTACTTCATGGTTTTTAGTGCAATAGAAGGTGTTTATCTTTCAGCTGTACTGAATAAAGTGCCCAAGGGTGGTTGGGCACCCATTGTAATATCAGGATTCTTCCTGACCATAATGTTCTCTTGGAACTATGGAAGGAGCAAGAAGTATAAATATGCAATGGAGAAGAAATTAGATCCACAAGATCTGCATGGATTGGTTACCAATGTGGGGTGCAGAGTCCCAGGAATTTGTTTCATGTGTACTGATCTTTTCTATGGTTTGCCACCAATTTTCAAGCACTATGTGGATACAGTGGGTTCTCTTCACGAAGTTGTCATTTTTCTTACcataagaatgattccaatcaAGAGTGTGCTGTTAGAGGAGAGGTTCCTGGTTGGAAGACTTGGACCAAAGGGTGTATACAGATGCTTGGTTCAATATGGCTACTTGGATGTCCCAAGCTTGGAAGGGCCAGAATTTTTGAATCAGGTTATTGATAACATAAAAGACTATATCAAAACCAGAGAAGACCAGTATACCTTTGTGAATCAGGGTATAAATAGTTCAGGTGTTATTCAAAAGGAACCCAGAAATTCATTGATAGAAAATAACTACTGTACATATGAGGAAGTGCAGAAACTAGAACAAGCAAAGAGTGTAAGAACTGTGTTTGTTACAGGAAAAACCATATTGAAAACAAATAAGAAGACAGGTGCCTTTGAAAGATTCGTGATTGATAAGCTCTATACTTTGCTACACAACAATTGCAGGTCAGCTATGTCCTCCTTACATGTACCACCTGCCCAGCTCCTACAAATTGGAATGTTGTATGAAATCTAA